A genomic region of Gossypium hirsutum isolate 1008001.06 chromosome D01, Gossypium_hirsutum_v2.1, whole genome shotgun sequence contains the following coding sequences:
- the LOC121213846 gene encoding L10-interacting MYB domain-containing protein-like isoform X2 codes for MVKTRNFVEGDSSLATKAVWDDELTLIFCELCVNEVNAGNRPTTHLNSKGWENVIALFQAKTQKNYGKPQLKNKWDTLKKEWRLWRELLKESTGIGWCPLKKTVNATEEWWAEKIQENPDFKGFKKKGIEPRLNELMWQMFGGIVATGENAWAPSSGALPRGVPMGDDAPNEGFGIPPDEVPSNPSHGIPNRRKETLGVVHGKGKKSSSSRKSSRNTLTTQIEKLCESMASPRKSVNEIIFPHSQYTISNAIDALRALGDEIPKRDELYYFATKMFQIPVKREMFLNLDPDDRVWWLRREYAEQNPIASFSSLVATSPFPFQPYHQPPPPSAP; via the exons atggtaaAGACACGAAATTTTGTGGAGGGAGATAGTAGCTTAGCAACAAAAGCTGTTTGGGACGATGAGTTGACGttgatattttgtgaactttgTGTAAATGAAGTCAATGCTGGCAATAGACCGACAACTCATCTAAACTCAAAGGGATGGGAAAATGTCATTGctctttttcaagcaaaaacacaaaaaaattatggaaaacctcaattgaaaaataagtgggATACATTAAAAAAGGAATGGAGGTTATGGAGGGAGTTGCTTAAGGAATCTACAGGTATTGGATGGTGTCCATTGAAAAAGACGGTCAATGCTACCGAAGAGTGGTGGGCTGAAAAAATACAG GAAAATcctgattttaaaggatttaagaagaaaggaattgaaccacgattgaatgagttaatgtgGCAAATGTTTGGTGGCATTGTAGCCACTGGAGAGAACGCATGGGCACCTTCGTCTGGTGCTCTTCCACGTGGGGTTCCTATGGGAGATGATGCACCTAATGAGGGATTTG GTATTCCCCCTGATGAGGTACCATCAAACCCTTCTCATGGAATCCCTAATCGAAGAAAGGAAACACTTGGGGTTGTACACGGTAagggaaaaaaatcaagttcaagtagaaaatcatcaagaaatacattaactactcagattgagaaattgtgtgagagtatggctagtccaaggaagtcagtgaacgaaattatttttcctcactctcaatatactatttcaaatgcaatagatgctttgcgtgctttgggagatgaaattccaaaaagagatgaactgtactattttgccaccaaaatgttccaaataccggtgaaacgagaaatgtttttgaacttagatccagatgatagggtttggtggcttcgacgtgagtatgctgaacaaaatccaattgcatcattttcatccttgGTAGCAACATCCCCATTTCCCTTCCAACCATACCATCAACCACCTCCACCATCAGCTCCTTAG
- the LOC121213846 gene encoding L10-interacting MYB domain-containing protein-like isoform X1: MVKTRNFVEGDSSLATKAVWDDELTLIFCELCVNEVNAGNRPTTHLNSKGWENVIALFQAKTQKNYGKPQLKNKWDTLKKEWRLWRELLKESTGIGWCPLKKTVNATEEWWAEKIQENPDFKGFKKKGIEPRLNELMWQMFGGIVATGENAWAPSSGALPRGVPMGDDAPNEGFGDSDEHSNENEGIPPDEVPSNPSHGIPNRRKETLGVVHGKGKKSSSSRKSSRNTLTTQIEKLCESMASPRKSVNEIIFPHSQYTISNAIDALRALGDEIPKRDELYYFATKMFQIPVKREMFLNLDPDDRVWWLRREYAEQNPIASFSSLVATSPFPFQPYHQPPPPSAP, translated from the exons atggtaaAGACACGAAATTTTGTGGAGGGAGATAGTAGCTTAGCAACAAAAGCTGTTTGGGACGATGAGTTGACGttgatattttgtgaactttgTGTAAATGAAGTCAATGCTGGCAATAGACCGACAACTCATCTAAACTCAAAGGGATGGGAAAATGTCATTGctctttttcaagcaaaaacacaaaaaaattatggaaaacctcaattgaaaaataagtgggATACATTAAAAAAGGAATGGAGGTTATGGAGGGAGTTGCTTAAGGAATCTACAGGTATTGGATGGTGTCCATTGAAAAAGACGGTCAATGCTACCGAAGAGTGGTGGGCTGAAAAAATACAG GAAAATcctgattttaaaggatttaagaagaaaggaattgaaccacgattgaatgagttaatgtgGCAAATGTTTGGTGGCATTGTAGCCACTGGAGAGAACGCATGGGCACCTTCGTCTGGTGCTCTTCCACGTGGGGTTCCTATGGGAGATGATGCACCTAATGAGGGATTTGGTGATTCAGATGAACATAGTAACGAGAATGAAGGTATTCCCCCTGATGAGGTACCATCAAACCCTTCTCATGGAATCCCTAATCGAAGAAAGGAAACACTTGGGGTTGTACACGGTAagggaaaaaaatcaagttcaagtagaaaatcatcaagaaatacattaactactcagattgagaaattgtgtgagagtatggctagtccaaggaagtcagtgaacgaaattatttttcctcactctcaatatactatttcaaatgcaatagatgctttgcgtgctttgggagatgaaattccaaaaagagatgaactgtactattttgccaccaaaatgttccaaataccggtgaaacgagaaatgtttttgaacttagatccagatgatagggtttggtggcttcgacgtgagtatgctgaacaaaatccaattgcatcattttcatccttgGTAGCAACATCCCCATTTCCCTTCCAACCATACCATCAACCACCTCCACCATCAGCTCCTTAG